One genomic window of Gossypium hirsutum isolate 1008001.06 chromosome D11, Gossypium_hirsutum_v2.1, whole genome shotgun sequence includes the following:
- the LOC107948930 gene encoding uncharacterized protein — MALNDHSLQNQFSYCYKKTEKVLVRAKCATNGCQWGILVSQHGNDNSFRVKTYFSQHSCLPTTHKKRVTSNVMPQKERGRKGLEGPKKVKMSRVGRIMKCSICHKEGHSRTKCSMMPDAQSSNHVNLKNVSNKRKASTSIAPTTTSTNNDQSSSERMVKAKKARPQSASGLNASKP; from the exons ATGGCTCTTAATGACCATTCTTTGCAAAATCAATTTTCATATTGCTACAAAAAGACTGAAAAAGTTCTGGTGAGAGCAAAATGTGCCACAAATGGTTGTCAGTGGGGGATATTAGTCTCTCAGCATGGCAACGACAATTCATTTAGGGTTAAGACATATTTCTCTCAACATTCCTGCTTGCCTACCACTCACAAGAAACGAGTGACATCCAATGTGATGCCACAAAAGGAGAGGGGGAGAAAAGGCTTAGAGGGTCCAAAGAAGGTGAAAATGTCCAGGGTTGGAAGAATAATGAAGTGTAGCATTTGCCACAAAGAAGGCCACAGCAGAACCAAATGCTCCATGATGCCAGATGCACAATCATCAAATCACGTAAACTTGAAG AATGTTTCAAATAAAAGGAAGGCTTCTACATCAATTGCTCCTACAACCACATCTACAAATAATGATCAATCTTCTTCTGAAAGGATGGTAAAAGCGAAAAAAGCTCGGCCTCAAAGCGCTTCGGGATTGAATGCAA gtaagcCCTAG